The DNA window AGCAGTTGGAACAGGACTAGGGTTACCCATAGTCACCCTTAACCTGTACCCATATGATTTCTCTGCTTCGTCAGATTCCCTCAGAAGCCAAGATCCGCAAGGTTGTTCGCCGTCTTCGCTTTGGCACGAACCTGTGCTGTCCCGGGTGCCATTCCCGGAAGGTATATACCTCCGAAGCTCGGTATCGCTGCCGACGTTGTCGCCTTCCCTTCACGCTATTCTCCGGGACCTGGCTTGCGGGCATGAAGCTCTCCCTGCGTACGTGGTGGTGCTTGCTGTGGTGCTGGACCCAGGCGGTGCCAGTGCGGCAGACGCAGAAGCTCTGCCACGTGAATGAGAAGACCGTCCGGCTGTGGTTTCGCGTGTTTCGCCTCCAGGTGCCGGAAATACAGCCTCTGCTGCAAGGTACCGTCCAAATGGACGAAGCGTACTTTCGTTCCTTGTCCCTGCTCATGGCAAAGCAGGTCGGCAGCCGGCACATCGCTCATCACACCCTGCCGAAGTCCTCGGTGGATAGACGGGATGCCACCCAGTTTCTCTTCCAAAACATTCAACCCCGTTCCCGCTTGCAGACCGATGGGGCTGCGATATACCAGGGCATTCACCACTGGTGGCCAGTGACGCACCGCAGGGACATCCACAAACGGTTCGAGTTCGGCCTGACCTCGGAGATTGAAGGCATGTTCGGGAATCTTCGCACCTTCATCCGCAGAATGTATCATCACAGTACGCCAGCATACCTGCCGGAATACGTGAGTGAATTCTGCATTAGATTTTCCTCACCAGAAATCTTCGATTCACCCCTTGCCTACTTAACGAAAACCCTCTCGGCTGTTCCAACTGCTACCTAATGCCCTGAAGTATCTCATTGCCAAATCGAAGGACGGAGATGAAATCGTCAAACGCGTACTTTTCTTTCTCATTGATAGTTCACATGGGTTGACTGAGGAAGTATCAAT is part of the Patescibacteria group bacterium genome and encodes:
- a CDS encoding IS1595 family transposase, whose protein sequence is MKLSLRTWWCLLWCWTQAVPVRQTQKLCHVNEKTVRLWFRVFRLQVPEIQPLLQGTVQMDEAYFRSLSLLMAKQVGSRHIAHHTLPKSSVDRRDATQFLFQNIQPRSRLQTDGAAIYQGIHHWWPVTHRRDIHKRFEFGLTSEIEGMFGNLRTFIRRMYHHSTPAYLPEYVSEFCIRFSSPEIFDSPLAYLTKTLSAVPTAT